The window TGTGCAAGGTCGAAGTGAGTCGCGGCTGCGTGCGTAAAACCGGAGCTATGAGTCGCGCGCACGTCTCTGCGCAAGAAGAGAAGCAAGGGGTCGTACTGGCTTGCCGCGTGGCGCCGCGTAGCGATGTTGAGCTTCGGGTAGTCGGCAAGATGAGGAAGGCTGTTGTCCGCGATCCGTGAGCGTCACGGGTACCTGACCGCAACTGAACGGTCGCCTGTTGGTGCTGAGCAGAACGGGTCCGTAACAAGTCCATCAGACAGATGAATGTCCGTAAACTATCAAGGAGACTGGGATGGGAATCATGCGAATCGGCCACATTAGTATCAGGGTAATGGATATCGACGCTGCAGCTACTCATTACCAGAGAGTAGTGGGAATGACGATCACCCACCGCGACGCGCAAGGCAACGTGTATCTGAAGTGCTGGGATGAATGGGATAAATACTCAGTGGTTCTCACCCCGTCTGACCGGGCGGGCATGAATCATGTCGCGTATAAGGTACGGGCGAATGCCGATCTTGACGAGTTGAAAAGTCGCATCGAGAAGTACGGCATTCAAGTGGAATTGATGGCCGCAGGCTGGATGCCCTTCGTTGGCCGTGCGCTGCAATTTAAGCTGCCCAGTGGCCATGACATGTATCTCTACGCTGAGAAGGAGTGCGTAGGGACAGAAGTCGGTTCGACCAACCCGGACCCATGGCCTGACAATGTTCATGGTGCAGGCGCGCACTGGCTGGACCATTGCCTGCTCATGTGCGAGATGAATCCCGAAAAGGGAGTCAATAAGGTCGCGGAAAACACGCGGTTTTTCATCGAAGCGTTGGATTTCTTCCAGACCGAGCAGGTAACGGTGGGCCCGGGCGGCATGATACAAATGGGGTCTTTCCTCTCCTGCTCCAGCAAGCCTCACGACATCGCTTTTGTGGGCGCCGACCGTTCGGGGCTTCACCATCTCTCGTTCTTTCTGGACTCCTGGCATGACATCCTTAAGGCGGCCGACGTGATGGCGAAGAACAAGGTTCGCATCGATGTTGCTCCGACACGCCACGGTCTGACGCGGGGCGAGACCATTTACTTTTTCGATCCATCGGGTAACCGCAACGAAACATTCGCGGGCTTGGGATACCAGGCGCAGCGCGACAAGCCGGTTATCACGTGGACGGAAGATCAGGCAGCGCGCGGGATCTTTTATCACACTGGGGTGATGGCGGAGTCTTTTACCACCGTATACACATAATAAGATGCAGTGTCGGGCTATGGCGATCGATTATAGGGATGACTGAATATTAACCAAATTGCAATGAGGAGTGGCCTGTGCAAGAGTCTGCATTATTTATCGGCAACCTGACCGATATCGCCGACCAAGACGTCTCTCGTTTCAATGTTCACGGGGTAGACATTGCAGTATATCGCGTGGGTGATGAAGTTTTCGCGACGTCCAATATATGTACGCACGGCAAGGCGTTCTTGTCCGATGGATATTTTGAGAATTTCGAAATCGAATGCCCGCTACACCAGGGGCGATTCGACGTTCGAAGCGGCGCGGCTTTGTGCAAACCTCTGACCGAAGACCTTGCAACCTACCGCGTCGAGATCGTCGAAGGGCATGTGTATCTGGAATTTCCGTGCAGCAATAACTGAACGGGTGCCTGCTATTGATTTCAACGCAAGCGTCGTTTGTGGATGAAGTATTCGAATCTGAGGTGAAATATGGCAAGCGTGTCCGTAGGGACAGGTTACTCCGAATGGGAGGAAGGGGCGGTAAGTCGCATTCCGTACAAGATGTATTTCGATGAGTCGGTGTACGAACAGGAGCAGGAGAAGATCTACCGCGGCCCACTTTGGCACTTCCTTGGCATGGAGGCTGAAGTGCCGCAGATCAACGATTTCAAGTCGACGTTTGTCGGCGAAACACCGGTCGTTCTGACAAGGACGGAAACTGGAGGCGTTGCCGCCTGGATTAATCGCTGTGCTCATCGCGGCGCAATTGTCACTCGGGAGCGAAGAGGGAACAAAGAGAGCCACCAATGCGTTTATCATCAGTGGGCCTTTGACAGTTATGGCGATCTCGTCGGCGTACCGTTCCGGCGTGGTATTGCTGGAAAGGGAGGTTA of the Paraburkholderia aromaticivorans genome contains:
- a CDS encoding catechol 2,3-dioxygenase, coding for MGIMRIGHISIRVMDIDAAATHYQRVVGMTITHRDAQGNVYLKCWDEWDKYSVVLTPSDRAGMNHVAYKVRANADLDELKSRIEKYGIQVELMAAGWMPFVGRALQFKLPSGHDMYLYAEKECVGTEVGSTNPDPWPDNVHGAGAHWLDHCLLMCEMNPEKGVNKVAENTRFFIEALDFFQTEQVTVGPGGMIQMGSFLSCSSKPHDIAFVGADRSGLHHLSFFLDSWHDILKAADVMAKNKVRIDVAPTRHGLTRGETIYFFDPSGNRNETFAGLGYQAQRDKPVITWTEDQAARGIFYHTGVMAESFTTVYT
- a CDS encoding non-heme iron oxygenase ferredoxin subunit — its product is MQESALFIGNLTDIADQDVSRFNVHGVDIAVYRVGDEVFATSNICTHGKAFLSDGYFENFEIECPLHQGRFDVRSGAALCKPLTEDLATYRVEIVEGHVYLEFPCSNN